In Novipirellula artificiosorum, the following proteins share a genomic window:
- a CDS encoding SdrD B-like domain-containing protein, whose translation MRKNFHDFVHARLWQHLEPRVLFDAAPNVEVSAEQGDAAQNSEPEVAIVSIQQETVAATSDKQADGVNRELVIVDASVENYQLMVDDLLASEDPTREFEVVVIGEAEDGIARLSAILATQSDLDGLHLISHGEDGAFRLGNTWVNGTSLQANAGAISAWGDALNDTGDILLYGCDVSASQAGRDLVDGLAALTQQQVAASENDTGAAAHGGDWTLEYANGNIETEIAMSEETQAEYTSVLAAGPEASLSADQNVMLGENFTFSVTFDNTGADTGFGPYIDLLMPASGADGSDGVTLTGASYLGQTLNVYEHTFIDSGDGTETIAHPYFVDSSGTPLQVKGNAGDILYVVELPFGSVTPGQPPISVELTGTVSSDADLGTPLIIQTRSGFRYGEDALDNPTTDPSIVIDNATDLTEPFAGWTETMRVTPTLMTLKKDYIGPENETATGPNYVRQYRIGVDVASGQAISNLEIIDRLPNNIVITSIDSVTVGGSAATYSDNLGSITQPGNAQDLIISLTDQVVGTTAEGDVMVTVSFYVPEFDADGNRIIPLNGEDDTVSNPDSRSLNNARAVGDWTPTDAGDASGTGNAIADPDSVNPEHILDDKAIALQKSVAVVGGGDAIPGAILEYTLSFQISDYYTFGDLVIDDVFQDGQLFDFGYGATFNIGDFSNSANGSFSVRSIGDADTGETLVVDETKIDLTDNGSENVASDGSTTLRFDISQAFINQLTTDGASNIDGILQGGLTNGATNLGAAAGTITFRTVIQEDYADTFPSADRSVDQGDVITNDSLTITGSVRQNVEDGTINTVLLPAESDGSSASIQIATGTLNKEVYAINGNTSLPMGDNGLPVLVAGDVVTYRITYSLPTSDFEDLTLSDFLPLPIFEVGDHNADGVGGDVWTIDFSNQTLEAVSGTIELGANDDFFAESNITPTINLGVDDNRLTLEFGDYDDINTSPNTIELYLSVTAQDAPTADGLFLTNVVQGSEGTTQLESTSIDDIVQIEVTQPVLEISKGIIAVNNSNASLTGSQGPSGISFAAVGSTGVPFSGGAITSDGLASGAIDANASGLDAGDRIRYAIVIENTGNSSRGAYDVTIADSLPSGLSLVAGSLQVVNGTGATVAFTGTEADLFTTGITLDDPSATQGAIEQYNSTSGDNIIVLFYEAEVSSTIPAASTKTNTAAVTHFAGREGGEDHTPTDLTETATVSVDRPTISKTLSGTEIDSSNNGANQVVIGEYVDYQIVVSVPEGTMGNFRVADVLDPGLVYVNGSATITPSIGLATSEPSFASIASGATVNAAGTSVTFDFGTITNSNTDNATSEQITITLRAIVSNVASNDTTTNDLNNRATLSYDSGPNLSNTSANVTVLEPAMSVDVTSNVSTADVGNVIEYTITVTNHALSTGSDAYDVNLEDIVPAGLTYVTSSLTHDSGIIPTAFGESGGTISANWSSFAEGGSSTFTFQATGNASMTTAGVSNAADISWTSLPGDQTAPRSTHSTVSTERTGDTANPGTSENDYVDSDSAFIAFPITPSKVILSTSESHTGDASSDTAADPRELAIGEIVMFELRTVIGEGTLNNVVFRDLMTEGLTLLPATVTFEIIADSNMTVDAGLSGANSGSITLPAGRITTTGTSTQQIDFDLGNIVNNDNDAGAEELVITFQALVTNDSANHDGDAKTNRFEFIEGGSTRATSGTVNAEIVEPEITNVNKRVRSTNATGTEVTYQITFANTGNSSAFDVSVRDSMAAELTLQMGTISVTHTGAVSAVNTTNSNATELDIRIGEMQAGSTITVEYAVTVAYASSAIQNDADVTYTSLPGDQGTANATPGSSGAADGERNGSEIGVNDYADSESAFLGSISDHVYYDINGDGSDNGSDVGIPGVTVNLIWFGVDGIEGNSDDVTRTTTTNASGDYLFTTLPAGSFRVSVDSSSLPNGINEETFDLDGTGTANTSVMTLTDSLAGIIRDDADFGYTGSAQLGDLVYLDLNGDGDQDAGEMGLANVDILLTWHGFDGALGGGDDITYTQTTNNDGEYNFTRLPAGTFTVDLVNSTAPAGTVVTTSNDTHNVTLTEGQDNDDSDFGLRGPGNVGDFVFFDSNNNGVYDVSVDSAYPGVTVTWTADIDGDSVDESFSTTTDNSGAYHFEGLPLDTFTIAVTPPVGTTPTFDATGIANNLSTATLTLGTPTDNDQDFGLTGTGRVGDIVFWDYDANGAQNGSEVGLAGIQVQLEIDLNQDGSNEITLTQTTASDGSYLFDKLPPGAYTVVVAQPTGSVQTADADGLASGNESSLVLNAGQVRDDQDFGYNGTGSIGDLVFFDYRGDGGVFNAGEGDRGMGGVDVTLEVDVNGDSVTDFTLNTTTAGDGSYRFDHLVAGDYTITVDSADLPDQMGANPTYDANGSGTADVSEIALAGGATNNDQDFGYHAVPNYNIVIDDGQTSVDTGQTLNYTVTVRNDGTLRGNNAVVTVAFPNDLLESVAASTGGIVDDVAGTVTWNSTTTPELAVMNVGEQVVFTITADVVEILDGSHSPITLTADVTDDLVNGIDPDLADNTNNDVDQIANIQTLKNVTGVSANGDNWDVTFVITVENTGSVRLDQLSLVDDIASQFGAALVSVTAPILDGTGITAGTTPTTNPNWATDPSLDILDPANASEYFLPGESYTISYTVTLDPDFSGTSFEIDNSAIAGGVDITTDVGNPFSVIDLSDSGVDVTTTNPGGPGDQGSEDDPTPIYIPDVSIAKIQTGALQDAVTRNYTVGFTLFVENIGTVTLDQLSLLDDVAAQFGNAFVSIEASSLVMSHPTGTGVFPVVNTAWETDTTAQMIDATGASLDAGASFEISFNVIVDPDGIDGLSQELTNQATAAGRGLDESGAPLLDGGIPIITTDLSDSGANANTNNLNEPGDSTGNDDPTPVVLPEIGVAKRLVSSVASVTNGNRDLTYELVVRNLGTVDLVDLSLLEDLDAQFGSAFVGVVSAPVLFDSTALVDPNLAAWDGEATTDMFDGTSGVLRPGEEFKIRFTIEANIDSLDATSNNQVVVLGDWDVQPGVPGINGTVSDLSDTGTDPTGNNPGNPGDSGGFDDPTLVPAIGIAKDHGNYVELLDVDGFPTGHFVFPTSLVIENLGATELTHLNLRDDIAGIYGDAFVAVDNLAIVTTGVTGTAPTLNLDWLDDTTQNLLASGLLNPGDTFTVMFDVTLDPDANGGSGYFDNQATIVGSDPLNALAMVQDFSDSGLDPASNNLGEPGDTATADDPTPVAIPDLGLAKQVIDAKQKGLSFELTIELVLQNTGTVDLNQIELRDDIADQYGSNFGRILGAPVIIASTATSTPTLNAGYATDTTQAIFDGTDGFMKPGESVTIRLVVEVISEAGQTEVVVVNQATTSADPLDENGNPLEDNSGTPIGRISDLSDSGADATGHNPGAPGNTGHSDDPTPQPLTFFTFDAYNDFSQGKKGLEQSTKRDASDPFDDGLSVNPDQYGSRGMLTQQITRLAPEPIFSGSARPGTQVIGRVFDSAGRLVGEELSLADVGGNWMMQFHQLSSQDHARIEFVELPGTSDAFSTRGDIYGYLGMDSLNNDYASLEPWTFYDQSHEFTAIYRPTVQQSLLGEHQRSTRPLGLGR comes from the coding sequence ATGAGAAAGAACTTCCACGATTTCGTCCATGCACGCCTATGGCAACATCTCGAGCCACGTGTGCTGTTTGATGCCGCACCGAATGTCGAAGTCAGTGCCGAACAGGGTGACGCGGCGCAAAATTCTGAACCGGAAGTTGCGATCGTCAGCATCCAACAGGAGACGGTCGCCGCTACCAGCGACAAACAAGCCGATGGTGTCAATCGCGAACTTGTCATTGTCGACGCCAGTGTCGAGAACTATCAATTGATGGTCGATGATCTGCTCGCCAGCGAAGATCCGACGCGAGAATTCGAAGTTGTCGTGATCGGCGAGGCGGAGGATGGCATCGCTCGCCTATCCGCGATCCTTGCGACACAATCGGACCTCGACGGATTGCATCTAATCTCGCACGGAGAAGATGGGGCGTTCCGGCTCGGCAACACCTGGGTCAACGGGACGTCACTGCAAGCCAACGCCGGCGCGATATCGGCATGGGGCGATGCCTTGAATGACACAGGCGACATCCTTCTTTACGGCTGCGACGTATCGGCAAGCCAAGCTGGACGCGACCTTGTCGATGGACTCGCTGCTTTGACTCAGCAACAAGTTGCCGCCAGTGAGAACGACACGGGGGCGGCGGCGCATGGCGGTGATTGGACGCTGGAGTATGCCAACGGCAACATCGAGACCGAAATCGCGATGAGCGAAGAAACGCAGGCCGAATACACTTCCGTCCTGGCCGCCGGTCCTGAGGCATCGTTGTCTGCCGATCAAAACGTGATGCTTGGCGAAAACTTCACCTTCAGTGTCACGTTCGACAACACCGGGGCCGACACAGGCTTCGGACCCTACATTGATTTGCTGATGCCTGCATCCGGAGCAGATGGCAGCGACGGGGTTACCCTTACCGGCGCGAGTTACCTTGGCCAGACCCTCAATGTCTACGAACATACCTTCATCGATAGCGGCGATGGAACCGAAACGATTGCTCATCCGTATTTTGTCGATAGCAGCGGCACGCCACTCCAAGTCAAGGGCAACGCCGGTGACATCCTGTATGTTGTCGAGTTGCCCTTTGGCAGCGTGACCCCTGGACAACCTCCGATCTCGGTCGAACTGACCGGCACCGTCAGCAGCGATGCGGATCTGGGCACTCCCTTGATCATCCAAACTCGCAGCGGGTTCCGGTATGGCGAAGACGCACTCGATAACCCCACGACCGATCCATCCATCGTGATCGACAATGCTACCGATTTGACCGAACCGTTTGCGGGTTGGACCGAGACGATGCGCGTCACGCCCACGTTGATGACGCTAAAAAAAGACTACATCGGTCCTGAAAACGAAACCGCGACCGGCCCCAACTACGTTCGTCAGTATCGAATTGGTGTGGATGTTGCGAGCGGACAAGCCATCAGCAACCTCGAGATCATTGACCGTCTGCCCAATAACATTGTGATCACCAGCATCGACAGTGTGACCGTCGGTGGATCGGCTGCGACCTACTCCGACAACCTCGGATCGATCACCCAGCCCGGCAATGCGCAGGACCTGATCATTTCGCTCACCGATCAAGTGGTCGGTACGACGGCTGAGGGCGACGTCATGGTCACCGTTAGCTTCTACGTCCCAGAGTTCGACGCCGATGGCAACCGCATCATTCCGCTCAATGGCGAAGACGATACGGTCAGCAACCCGGATTCTCGTTCGCTGAACAATGCGCGGGCCGTCGGTGACTGGACGCCCACCGACGCTGGTGACGCGTCAGGAACCGGCAATGCTATTGCGGATCCCGACAGTGTCAACCCCGAACATATTCTTGATGACAAGGCGATCGCTCTACAAAAGTCAGTTGCCGTGGTCGGCGGCGGCGACGCGATCCCCGGTGCGATATTGGAGTACACGTTGTCGTTCCAAATCAGTGACTACTACACGTTTGGCGATCTTGTCATCGATGACGTGTTCCAAGATGGTCAGTTGTTTGACTTTGGGTATGGTGCAACTTTCAATATCGGCGACTTCAGCAACAGTGCAAATGGAAGCTTTTCCGTTCGCAGCATCGGCGACGCAGACACGGGTGAGACATTGGTCGTCGATGAAACCAAGATCGACTTGACCGACAACGGATCTGAGAATGTGGCAAGCGACGGATCCACGACGCTGCGTTTCGATATCTCGCAGGCCTTCATCAATCAGTTGACCACCGACGGCGCGTCAAACATCGACGGAATTCTTCAAGGCGGCTTGACCAACGGTGCAACCAATCTCGGTGCCGCAGCGGGAACGATCACGTTTCGAACCGTCATTCAAGAAGACTACGCTGACACGTTCCCATCGGCCGACCGTAGTGTGGACCAAGGAGACGTGATCACCAACGATTCGCTAACCATCACAGGATCCGTACGTCAAAACGTCGAAGACGGAACCATCAACACCGTTTTGCTCCCCGCGGAATCGGATGGCAGTAGCGCCTCGATCCAAATTGCTACCGGCACGCTCAACAAAGAGGTTTACGCGATCAACGGCAACACCTCGCTGCCGATGGGAGACAACGGTTTGCCCGTACTGGTTGCCGGTGACGTTGTCACTTATCGCATCACGTATTCGCTGCCCACAAGTGACTTTGAAGACCTGACGTTATCCGATTTTCTGCCGTTGCCGATCTTTGAAGTTGGCGACCACAATGCCGATGGGGTCGGTGGCGATGTGTGGACGATCGATTTTTCCAATCAAACATTGGAAGCCGTCTCGGGGACGATCGAACTCGGTGCTAACGATGACTTCTTTGCCGAATCCAATATCACGCCGACGATCAATCTTGGTGTGGACGATAACCGCTTGACGCTCGAATTCGGCGACTATGATGACATCAACACCTCTCCCAATACGATCGAGCTCTACCTCAGCGTCACCGCTCAGGATGCTCCTACCGCCGATGGACTATTCTTGACCAACGTTGTGCAAGGATCCGAAGGTACGACGCAGTTGGAATCAACTTCAATTGACGACATTGTGCAAATTGAAGTCACGCAGCCGGTGCTCGAGATCAGCAAAGGCATCATCGCAGTCAACAACTCCAACGCGTCGCTGACGGGATCACAGGGACCATCGGGAATCAGCTTCGCGGCGGTCGGATCCACCGGGGTGCCGTTTAGCGGGGGGGCGATCACGAGTGACGGATTGGCCAGCGGTGCGATCGATGCGAACGCCAGCGGATTGGATGCGGGTGACCGAATTCGCTATGCCATCGTGATAGAAAACACGGGTAACAGCTCGCGTGGTGCTTACGACGTGACGATCGCCGATTCGCTACCCAGCGGCTTGTCGCTGGTGGCCGGCAGTCTGCAAGTCGTCAATGGCACGGGAGCCACCGTTGCCTTCACAGGAACCGAAGCCGACCTATTCACGACCGGTATCACGCTCGACGACCCCAGTGCGACGCAAGGCGCGATCGAACAGTACAACTCCACCAGTGGCGACAACATCATCGTTCTGTTTTACGAAGCCGAAGTGTCATCGACGATTCCGGCGGCCAGTACGAAAACCAACACGGCCGCGGTCACCCATTTTGCCGGTCGCGAGGGTGGTGAAGATCACACACCGACAGATTTGACCGAGACGGCAACGGTCTCGGTCGACAGACCCACGATCTCCAAGACGCTCAGCGGTACGGAGATCGACAGTAGCAATAACGGTGCAAACCAAGTCGTCATCGGCGAGTACGTGGATTACCAAATCGTTGTGAGCGTTCCCGAAGGCACCATGGGCAACTTCCGAGTGGCCGACGTGCTCGATCCGGGCCTCGTCTACGTCAACGGCAGTGCCACGATCACACCTTCGATCGGATTGGCCACTTCCGAACCTTCCTTTGCATCGATCGCGTCGGGCGCAACCGTCAATGCCGCAGGTACCAGTGTCACTTTCGACTTTGGCACGATCACCAATAGCAACACCGACAATGCAACCAGCGAACAGATTACGATCACCTTGCGAGCGATCGTCAGCAATGTCGCTTCCAACGACACCACCACCAACGATTTGAACAACCGGGCGACGTTGTCTTATGACAGTGGCCCCAACCTCAGCAACACTTCGGCCAATGTGACGGTGCTTGAACCCGCGATGAGCGTCGACGTTACCAGCAACGTCTCGACTGCGGACGTGGGCAACGTGATCGAGTACACGATCACGGTGACCAATCACGCTCTTTCCACGGGATCCGATGCCTACGACGTCAACTTGGAAGACATCGTCCCGGCCGGTTTGACCTATGTGACCAGCTCGCTAACGCACGACTCGGGCATCATCCCCACGGCGTTTGGCGAATCGGGTGGCACGATCTCGGCGAATTGGTCCTCCTTCGCCGAAGGAGGCTCGAGCACGTTCACGTTCCAGGCGACCGGAAACGCTTCGATGACCACCGCGGGTGTGAGCAATGCGGCTGACATCTCTTGGACAAGTTTGCCGGGTGACCAAACGGCCCCCCGCAGCACCCACAGCACGGTGTCGACCGAGCGAACGGGTGACACGGCCAATCCAGGCACGAGCGAAAACGATTATGTGGACAGCGACAGCGCATTTATCGCCTTCCCCATCACGCCCAGCAAAGTGATCCTTTCGACCAGCGAATCCCACACCGGGGATGCATCGTCGGATACGGCGGCAGATCCACGCGAACTTGCGATCGGTGAAATCGTCATGTTCGAACTGCGAACCGTGATCGGTGAAGGCACTCTGAACAACGTTGTGTTCCGGGATCTGATGACCGAGGGGCTAACGCTGCTGCCAGCAACGGTGACTTTCGAGATCATCGCGGATAGCAATATGACCGTCGACGCGGGATTGTCGGGTGCAAACTCAGGAAGCATCACGTTGCCAGCAGGTCGAATCACCACCACCGGCACATCGACCCAGCAAATTGATTTCGACTTGGGCAACATCGTGAACAACGACAACGATGCGGGTGCGGAAGAGCTCGTGATCACGTTTCAGGCACTCGTGACCAACGATTCGGCCAATCACGACGGCGACGCAAAGACCAATCGCTTCGAGTTCATCGAAGGTGGATCGACGCGAGCAACGTCGGGCACCGTCAACGCCGAAATCGTCGAGCCCGAGATCACGAACGTCAACAAACGCGTGCGATCGACCAACGCTACCGGTACCGAGGTGACTTATCAGATCACGTTTGCGAACACCGGCAACAGTTCCGCGTTTGACGTCAGCGTGCGGGATTCGATGGCCGCCGAGTTGACGCTTCAAATGGGAACAATCTCCGTTACCCATACGGGCGCAGTTTCCGCCGTCAACACGACCAACAGCAACGCGACCGAATTGGACATTCGCATCGGCGAGATGCAAGCAGGTTCGACAATCACAGTCGAGTACGCCGTTACGGTAGCTTACGCTTCGTCGGCGATTCAAAACGATGCCGATGTGACATACACCAGTCTGCCCGGCGACCAAGGTACTGCCAACGCAACGCCAGGATCCAGTGGGGCAGCAGACGGCGAACGCAATGGATCGGAGATTGGCGTGAATGACTACGCCGACAGCGAGAGTGCTTTCCTCGGCAGCATCAGCGATCATGTGTACTACGATATCAATGGCGACGGCAGCGATAATGGCAGCGACGTAGGGATCCCCGGCGTAACCGTGAATCTGATTTGGTTCGGTGTTGATGGCATTGAAGGCAACAGCGACGATGTGACGCGCACGACAACGACCAACGCCAGTGGCGATTATCTCTTCACAACGCTACCGGCGGGAAGTTTCCGCGTCAGCGTGGATTCAAGCTCACTTCCCAATGGCATCAATGAGGAAACCTTTGACCTCGATGGTACGGGCACGGCGAACACATCCGTCATGACCCTGACCGACTCGCTTGCGGGAATCATTCGCGACGATGCTGACTTCGGCTATACCGGATCGGCGCAACTCGGCGACCTTGTCTACTTGGACCTCAACGGCGATGGTGACCAAGATGCGGGCGAAATGGGGCTGGCCAATGTCGATATTTTATTGACGTGGCACGGATTCGACGGAGCGCTCGGCGGTGGTGACGATATCACCTACACGCAAACCACCAATAACGACGGTGAATACAACTTCACGCGGCTTCCCGCGGGTACGTTCACCGTGGACTTGGTCAACTCGACGGCGCCTGCGGGGACGGTCGTCACAACGAGCAATGATACTCACAACGTCACATTGACCGAAGGCCAAGACAACGACGACAGCGATTTCGGTCTGCGTGGTCCTGGGAATGTCGGCGACTTCGTCTTCTTCGACAGCAACAACAATGGTGTCTACGACGTCAGCGTTGACAGTGCGTATCCGGGGGTCACCGTCACGTGGACGGCGGATATCGACGGCGATAGCGTTGACGAATCGTTCTCGACGACGACCGACAACAGTGGTGCCTACCACTTTGAAGGCCTCCCTTTGGATACGTTCACGATCGCGGTAACGCCACCCGTCGGCACCACGCCAACCTTCGATGCCACGGGAATTGCAAACAACCTGTCCACCGCCACTTTGACTCTGGGAACGCCCACCGACAACGATCAGGACTTCGGTCTGACCGGTACCGGTCGTGTCGGCGACATCGTCTTCTGGGATTACGACGCAAATGGCGCGCAGAACGGCAGCGAAGTCGGGTTGGCGGGGATCCAAGTTCAATTGGAAATTGACTTGAACCAAGACGGCAGCAACGAAATCACGCTCACGCAGACCACCGCTTCGGACGGTAGTTACCTTTTCGACAAGCTACCACCGGGGGCCTACACCGTGGTCGTCGCGCAGCCGACCGGATCGGTTCAAACTGCCGATGCGGATGGACTCGCCAGCGGCAATGAATCATCGCTCGTGCTGAATGCCGGCCAAGTTCGCGACGATCAAGACTTCGGCTACAACGGGACCGGAAGCATCGGCGACTTGGTCTTTTTCGACTATCGAGGCGATGGCGGTGTTTTCAACGCTGGCGAAGGCGATCGAGGCATGGGCGGAGTGGATGTCACGCTTGAAGTCGATGTGAATGGCGATTCCGTCACCGACTTTACGCTGAATACCACAACGGCGGGTGATGGTTCCTATCGGTTCGACCATTTGGTCGCAGGTGACTACACGATCACGGTCGATTCCGCTGACTTGCCAGACCAAATGGGTGCCAATCCGACCTACGATGCAAACGGATCAGGGACTGCGGATGTTAGCGAAATAGCGTTGGCAGGTGGGGCGACCAACAACGATCAAGACTTCGGCTACCACGCCGTTCCCAATTACAACATCGTCATCGACGACGGACAAACAAGCGTCGACACCGGCCAGACGTTGAACTACACCGTTACCGTCCGCAACGACGGGACGCTACGAGGCAACAACGCCGTCGTGACGGTTGCATTCCCAAACGATCTGCTCGAAAGTGTGGCCGCATCGACTGGTGGAATCGTCGATGACGTCGCGGGCACCGTGACCTGGAATTCAACCACGACGCCTGAGTTGGCGGTGATGAACGTCGGCGAACAAGTCGTCTTCACGATTACCGCCGATGTCGTGGAAATTCTGGATGGCTCGCACTCGCCGATCACGTTAACGGCCGATGTCACCGATGATCTTGTCAACGGTATTGACCCGGACTTGGCTGATAACACCAACAACGACGTGGATCAAATTGCAAATATCCAAACTCTCAAAAACGTCACGGGTGTGAGTGCCAACGGCGACAACTGGGACGTGACATTCGTGATCACCGTGGAAAACACCGGCTCGGTGCGATTGGATCAGCTTTCCCTTGTGGACGACATTGCCTCACAGTTCGGAGCCGCGCTGGTTTCCGTGACGGCACCGATTCTCGACGGGACGGGGATTACCGCTGGCACAACACCGACAACCAATCCGAACTGGGCCACCGATCCTTCACTGGACATACTCGACCCCGCAAACGCCAGTGAGTATTTCTTGCCCGGTGAGTCGTACACCATCAGCTACACCGTAACCCTGGACCCTGATTTCTCAGGCACGTCCTTCGAGATCGACAACTCCGCAATTGCCGGCGGCGTCGACATCACAACCGATGTTGGGAACCCGTTTTCGGTCATCGATCTCAGCGACTCCGGTGTGGACGTGACGACGACGAATCCAGGTGGACCCGGCGATCAGGGCAGCGAGGATGACCCCACGCCGATCTACATTCCCGACGTCTCCATCGCCAAAATTCAAACCGGCGCGTTGCAAGATGCTGTCACGCGGAACTACACGGTTGGCTTCACGCTTTTCGTCGAGAACATCGGTACCGTGACACTCGATCAGCTTAGCCTGTTGGACGACGTGGCCGCTCAGTTCGGAAATGCTTTCGTGAGCATCGAAGCAAGTTCGTTGGTGATGAGTCATCCCACGGGTACCGGTGTCTTCCCCGTCGTGAACACGGCTTGGGAGACCGACACCACCGCACAGATGATTGACGCCACGGGTGCAAGTCTTGATGCTGGGGCATCGTTCGAGATCTCATTCAACGTGATCGTTGATCCTGATGGTATCGACGGGCTGTCACAAGAACTCACCAACCAAGCCACGGCGGCTGGACGAGGACTTGATGAAAGCGGCGCCCCCCTACTTGATGGCGGCATCCCGATCATTACCACGGATCTTTCCGATAGTGGTGCCAACGCCAACACCAACAACCTGAATGAACCAGGCGACAGCACTGGCAATGACGATCCCACGCCAGTCGTACTCCCTGAAATCGGTGTTGCCAAGCGATTGGTTTCGTCTGTGGCGTCGGTAACCAACGGCAACCGCGATTTGACGTATGAGCTTGTTGTCCGCAACCTCGGCACTGTTGACCTCGTCGATCTGAGTTTGTTAGAAGACCTCGACGCTCAATTCGGCAGCGCTTTCGTAGGCGTCGTCTCTGCACCGGTGCTGTTCGATTCGACCGCTCTCGTTGATCCAAACCTGGCGGCCTGGGACGGGGAAGCAACCACCGACATGTTCGACGGAACAAGCGGGGTGCTACGACCAGGCGAAGAGTTCAAAATTCGCTTCACCATCGAAGCCAACATTGACTCTCTGGACGCAACCTCCAACAACCAAGTCGTCGTATTGGGTGACTGGGATGTGCAACCCGGTGTGCCAGGAATCAACGGGACGGTCAGCGATTTGTCCGATACCGGAACCGATCCAACCGGAAACAATCCTGGTAACCCAGGCGACAGTGGCGGCTTCGATGACCCCACGCTCGTACCGGCGATTGGCATTGCCAAGGACCACGGAAACTACGTTGAACTGCTTGACGTTGACGGCTTCCCGACTGGCCATTTCGTGTTTCCAACGAGCTTGGTGATTGAAAACCTTGGGGCGACAGAGTTGACCCATTTGAATCTTCGTGACGACATCGCGGGGATCTACGGTGATGCGTTTGTGGCGGTGGACAACTTGGCGATCGTAACGACGGGGGTTACCGGAACGGCGCCAACTTTGAATTTGGATTGGCTTGACGATACGACGCAAAACCTGCTGGCGTCGGGGTTACTCAATCCAGGTGACACCTTCACCGTGATGTTCGACGTGACGCTCGATCCCGACGCAAACGGCGGTTCGGGCTACTTCGACAACCAAGCCACCATCGTAGGCAGCGATCCATTGAATGCACTGGCGATGGTGCAGGACTTTAGTGATAGTGGGCTCGATCCAGCCAGCAACAACCTCGGTGAGCCTGGTGACACGGCGACTGCCGACGATCCGACGCCCGTCGCGATTCCCGATCTTGGATTGGCCAAACAAGTCATCGACGCAAAACAAAAGGGTTTGTCATTCGAATTGACGATTGAATTGGTACTGCAAAACACTGGCACCGTCGATCTGAACCAAATCGAATTACGAGACGATATCGCGGACCAATATGGTTCAAACTTTGGACGAATCCTGGGTGCTCCTGTCATCATCGCTTCCACCGCGACCTCGACCCCGACACTCAACGCCGGTTACGCGACCGACACGACGCAGGCGATTTTCGACGGCACCGATGGATTCATGAAACCTGGCGAATCTGTGACGATTCGGCTGGTTGTTGAAGTGATCTCCGAAGCGGGGCAAACGGAGGTTGTCGTCGTGAACCAAGCGACCACGTCAGCCGATCCATTGGACGAGAACGGCAACCCTCTGGAAGATAACTCGGGCACGCCGATCGGTCGAATCAGTGATTTATCCGACAGCGGTGCTGATGCGACCGGCCATAACCCGGGTGCTCCGGGAAACACCGGTCACTCCGACGACCCCACGCCACAACCGCTGACGTTCTTTACCTTCGACGCCTATAACGATTTCAGCCAGGGCAAGAAGGGCCTTGAGCAAAGCACGAAACGCGACGCATCCGATCCGTTCGACGATGGGCTTTCTGTGAATCCCGATCAGTACGGCAGTCGCGGTATGCTCACGCAGCAGATCACGAGGCTGGCACCCGAACCCATTTTCAGTGGTTCCGCTCGACCCGGCACGCAGGTCATTGGCCGCGTATTTGACTCGGCCGGACGATTGGTTGGCGAAGAGCTATCGTTGGCGGACGTCGGTGGAAACTGGATGATGCAGTTTCACCAGCTCAGCAGCCAAGATCATGCTCGTATCGAGTTCGTCGAATTGCCAGGAACCTCGGATGCGTTCAGCACGCGAGGTGACATCTACGGCTACCTCGGCATGGACAGCCTGAACAATGACTACGCGTCGTTGGAGCCTTGGACGTTCTATGATCAATCCCACGAGTTCACCGCGATCTACCGCCCAACCGTGCAGCAGTCGCTGCTCGGGGAACACCAAAGATCGACGCGACCTCTAGGGTTAGGGCGTTAG